Part of the Arachis hypogaea cultivar Tifrunner chromosome 6, arahy.Tifrunner.gnm2.J5K5, whole genome shotgun sequence genome, ATATATTATTTGGAAAGTGGAAACTCTAAGTTGAGCATGGGCTCACCATGCATTTTGGCTAAAATCAGTACCTTTATATATGAATTATGATTCACCATCAATCATttcgaaaatatttaataattaaaaaaattaataaaaaataactataatttactttatttaatatttattaattgttgtgataattaataaatattaaataaaataaattttaattttttttctttctagcaTTACCACAAATCCACAATCATTTATAATTATTCCGTGTACATGTTTAACTATATTGATAATactaaaaagataatttaaaaaaattaaaacttattttatttaatatttttttattactaaatatttttgtaactatATAAACAGCAATTTTTTGTCAGTTTGGATGTTACTTAAcacgaataaaaaataaattttgatggattaaatggctaaaatatcttATTGAACTAACGAAATTTTATGGTATAAATTAACAATATTGGTAAGACGCGAATTCTTTAACACACTGGCGTTTCGTATTAATGTTCTACACCCATCATGTGGTCCCACCAAATATTAATGATATGTACTTCAATTCATTTAATTTGCCACGTAGATTTCATaattaattaacacacaatttgtTTTAATAGTATTATGTTGTGTTATTAACTTAGGTATAGATGTTTATGATTGAGATTGAGCCCAGAACATACTAATAAGATGTGGATAAGATATGTTGAAAACTTGAAATCTTATAAAACTGTCGGTGAACTTTGCACTAAATAAATTATGAACAGAGgcgctttcttctcttctttcaagCAATCTCAGACTAATAAGAATAACGCGTCACATATGaggtttttatttaatatataatatcattAATGTGTCAATTTTGCCAGCTTTACATTATAATTTACAACTATCTATATATTTTTCTAGAATAAACAATTTAACCCTTTTTTCAATGATTGAGGTTTCCATGAATTTATTTTACTGTAAAGTTACTCTTAATTTGTAGATGATATTGAaggtatttttttcaaaaatacataatTCAAGGATTATATTATTAAGAGTAATAAGGAGTAGATGGATGAACCAGATTTTATGCTATTCCTTGAAGTAAAACCGGGGCATGGTGAGGCACCTAGTTTTCAGGATGTGTCTAGTTAGATTTTACTTTCTAGAGATTAGAGAAATGAAAAAATTATAGATagataaaaaattgttaaataacgTGAACAATGAATATTacagaaatttaatttaataggtatgttaataattgattatgttaatttttgattaaatggttattttttttattcagatTAATTATGTACAGTTAATATtaattggatgttcaattcactaagtGTTCGAAtgaagataatttaaaaataaaatatttttttattttattgaatcaattctaaaatctattaTCCACAAAAAATCATTATCTACCTAACAAAATCtgaaataaaatactaataaagtAACATGGCTGCCTTCTTTGACGTCCTTTTTTACATCTCATTCAAATCCATTAATTAAACTTACGTGTATAACAGCAGCGTAATCCTCCaggatatatatacatatatatagactaaatattattttttattttatttaagaataaaaattcaaatacagtaaaattaataattaaaaattattaaataattttatatatttgactaaattattatttaataatttttaattataaattttacataaaaataattatacataaatttttattttatttaaattagttatatatattgataatattataaaaaaaattaataactaatatttttaagccaatttttattttcctttcatcgTTCACAAAGTTAAGTTggtttctttgttttttattgtatAAATTAATCATTGGCTACAAAATTATTAGTGATATATATCACGCTATTTATTATATACTTACTCTTTGTTTATTTATTGTTGAGAACATTCAACTTAGCTTCCATATATATAAATTCTAAGAGATAtagttaattacttaatttataGTATGCAAGCCAAGAAATTTTCTAAAGTTAGGTACAATAGGGCTGCTTTCTTTGACGTCGAGGTATGTCTCTTTACATGCATACACGATATACCTGCTTTTTAATCCAAACCTAAATCGTGCACACTGCATTCATCACTAACATGTATGAACATAGCAATCAAACCAGAGAAAATTTTGATCATTCTTGGTTCAATATAACACAAAAAGTCAACCtatatttattttgaatatatttGTTAAGATTGTGATATTGTTTTTTCCCTAGCCATATTATTTTACGTAACTTTTCATCATTCAACATAACATTTTGTTTGCATAAACTATGTAGTTTTTCGTACTAGCTAGTCACATATATCTTGCTATATACACCAAAATAATAGTGATATTTGATAGATATTTCAATATTGGAAAATTTCATACATTCACGTAAATGCACTATGTACACATATGATTGACATGACACATTAATTGTGATATGTCAAACTCAAAACGTAGTCACAGATGGCAAGATTAAGAGTTTCTAGTAGTCAACGAAGGCAACTCTCATCTTTATCAATTATCATCCACTTTATTCTCAAACTCTCGTATTgtttatccttatttttattttatatatatatatatatcaagccAGTTGTATGGTCTTGTACGTTCTTGACaaacatttataaaataaaaaataaaatatatataaccaTTTATAGAAATATATGTATTTACCtatataaaatttgataaaatataaaaattaaagtaataggTGCTTAAACTTAGAATCTTACTATATAAATAGAGGCAGTGGTTTTGCAATATGAATCGCAGCACACCACAAGTTAACCAACTCCGTCAGCATGGCACAAAAACTCTTGGCAgctttcctcctcctcctcttctccgCCGCCATCACCGTCTCTTCAGCTCAGAAATCATTCAGACCAAAAGCATTGGTCATCCCAATCAAGAAGGACACTTCCACAAACCAGTACCTCACAACAATCCGGCAGCGCACCCCTCTCGTCCCTGTCTCCCTCGTCCTTGACCTCGGCGGCCAGTTCCTCTGGGTCGACTGCGACAAAAACTACGTCTCCTCCACCTACCGCCCCGCCCGCTGCGGCTCCGCCCAGTGCTCCCTCGCCGGCTCCACCTCCTGCGGCACCTGCAACGCCCCTCCCCGCCCAGGATGCAACAACAACACCTGCGGCCTCATACCGGACAACACCATCACCCACACCGCCACCGGCGGCGAGCTCGCCGAAGACGCCGTGTCCGTACAGTCCACTAACGGCTTCAATCCTGGCCAAAACGTCACCGTTTCGCGCTTCCTCTTCTCCTGCGCCcccactttcctcctcaaaggccTCGCTAGCGGCGTCTCCGGAATGGCGGGTCTCGGAAGGACGAAAATCGCACTTCCCACGCAGTTCGCCTCCGCTTTCAGCTTCGCCAGAAAATTCGCCGTTTGCTTATCCTCAAACGGCGTCGTTTTCTTCGGAGATGGACCGTACGGTTTCCTCCCGAACGTTGAGTACGATTCGAAATCTCTAACCTACACACCTCTCTTCATCAACCCCGTGAGCACCGCCTCCGCTTACTCCCAAGGAGAACCCTCCGCTGAGTACTTCATCGGCGTGAGTTCCATTAAAGTTGACCAAAATGTGGTCAAAGTCAAATCCAGCTTGTTGACCATCAACAAGACCAGCGGCGTGGGTGGAACGAAGATCAGCACTGTAAACCCTTACACGGTTCTAGAAGATTCGATCTTCAACGCCTTGGTTAAGTCCTTCGTGAATGCCTCGGCTGCAAGGAACATAACAAGGGTGGCTTCGGTGAAGCCGTTCGGAGCATGCTTCAGCACGGAGAACGTGTTCAGCACGCGCTTGGGGTACGCGGTTCCAACAATCGAACTCGTTCTTGAAAACGCGAAATTGAGTTGGAGCATATTCGGTGCTAACTCGGTGGTTCAAGTGAGTGATAAAGTGATATGTCTTGGGTTCGTGAACGGTGGGAAGAACCCTACAACCTCCATCGTGATCGGAGGGTATCAGTTAGAGAACAATCTTTTGCAGTTCGATCTGGCTGCTTCCAGATTGGGATTCAGCTCTTTGCTCTTCGGAAGACAAACCACGTGTTCCAACTTCAATTTCACCTCCACCGCTTAATTAATTGAAGAATTGAATTATGTGCTGTGATTCTTATTCTTCAGAATAAAGGGCCATGTCATGTGGGGCCacactttttgttttttttttgtgggaGTAGCTTGTGCGGCTTCTGATGTACGTGTAATAATAGTATAATACTCatacaccatttgtgtttgaatCATAATAAAGGAGTGATGATACGTACACTTTACTTGATGTCCAtggatatttagttatttactttcgCACAAAGTCTGTTAATAAAATAGTCAAGATATTTGTTAATGAAAAATTATATGTATACACACTATTGTTTTTTCTTATCGTATAaaggattaattttttattaattatttttttaatattaaaaataaaaaattaaaagagatgtTTGGTTATATAATAAggctaaaaaagaaaattatttattaaattttgttaggcaaacaataatttttgtacataatataaataatactctaaaattgatctaataaaataaaaaaatatttcactcCTAAATTATCTCTTAAACTCTAACATTAAGATAATTATTTATAcacctaataaattaaatatctaatatatttattatttacattatttaatatttttattatttacttatatttttccCCATTAATAATGGTATGTACTATACGTTGTCTCATcgaatatttttttacattaataatattttatctgcataaatttaaatataaaaaagtaattgaaaaaatgaaagaaaaccaATTTAATGAAATACTTATTATAGATTAGTTAATACTAGTGGGATAATGGAAAGAAATTTGAGTAGGTATATAAAATTTTGgtctaacaaaaaaatatatataaactgAATGTTTTTAAATAGAACCGTGCAAGTCAGATGGGTTCTGCTCGTAAGACTAAGCCCatgacaaaaatatatatttgccACGTTTGCTTAATAACTTTACTGTCATTAACAATGTCaaactcaaattcaaacactttctTCTACTACACGTGTAAGCTATATCTATCCCTGTTGTTTTCTTTACAGGGAATGTGGAATTCATGAAATGGTGCCTTGCCATAACATGGGGAAGGATTCAGGTGAATTTTGTGTCTTGCATGCATGCTCAACTAACACTCCTAACTACCAATTAAATACAGGGATCTCCCTCCACTACTCTCCTATAAATACAACACACAATCCCACACTTTTTCTCATCCATCCTCATCACATCATCACATACATTATTTTACTCTCTTCATCTCATTGTTCTTTTTTATTGTAAGCAAATTTAAGATGGATACCAAAATGTTTGTGTTGATGTGCTTCTTCTCCTCTCTGTTTTTCACCTATGCTGCGGCTACTAATAATAAGCCATTCCAATCTCATGATGCAACACAAGGTAAATAACATAGGAAAATTTTTTAATGTATCTGAAACAtgtgttttaataattttaatcattaattttaattaggtAAACTCTTAAAAATCAACTATAGTATAAGCCGACtcaattaatttttctttatttttaattttgaaatttcagaaaatagaagtaataaaaagttattttatttttttggattataCTATGTGTATACCAAAGTCAgccaccaatataaaatatatattaaaaataaattaaaacacacatatatttatacataatatattgttagttgattttagtatataaataatatttttgtatttttttatgtaactagcatattttttaactaattaactaTAATTTCACTGTACTCTTCCTTTCACACATAGCACATCGCATTATATATTCTGTGTAAAATGTGAATATTTCATTCTTTTAGTGTTTATATATGCAGGAATAAGCACACCAAAAGTACTAGAAATAATACCTGAAACTGGATATTATTATGTGTTGGGAGAAGGATCTTCATCACTCAGCAAATGCGATACGTATTGCCTGATTGGGATCATTAAATATTGTTGCGATTCTTACTCCCTGCCACGTAAGATGGCAAAATATGCATAGATCATGGAACAACTATGAAATATAATAAAGCACATCACTATGTTATTATGATGTgtgtattatattttattatgtgtCTGCTTAGCTTCAATAATCCATCTTCTATATATGTACCACCATGAATGCATGTACCTCCCAATTTCTATATTGTAATGTGCGTGCCACTTATAATTATTATGAATGTCACATGCTTGAATTTATCAATATCGATCGTATGCTAATTTCCTCCACAACTTCTATAGAATCATTTGCTTATGCAAATCATAACACTTATCCATCAATTAattccattaaaaaaaaattccctCACTTTTATAATTAAATGTGTACTATATAGATGAACTTTAACATAATTAAGGCCATTATGGATGATGAAGCTAAGGAAAGGTAAGGAACAAAATATAGAGATGGATATTGGtagtgaaaataaaaaagaaaaaaataaagaaagaaagaagaggaattataggtgaaaactcatgtgaagttatttttatgtgaagttgTTAGTTTAtactattagataataatttagtcaaatatattaaattatctaacgcTTTTTAATTAACAACTTTACAAAGACAACTGCACGTGAGTTTTCACCAAAATTAATAGCTGATGAGTTCAGTTAGTTGTAACTACTTTCTTAACTAACTCACATTTTATCCTTATCCAGTTaccgtgtgtatatatatattgttaagcAATTCTACAAAACCAGCACAATTTACTCTTTTTGACCAgtattattaagaaaaaaaaatctaaatacacTAATAAATATGTGTGCTAGCTAAAATTACtagttaatataaataaaaattattctcCTAAATATTTTCTTTCTATATTGTTCTACTAGCTTTTCTTATAGCTTTAAATTTAATTAGGGACTTGAATAAACTGAATAAAACTAGAAGTAGGACTTATgaagtaaaataaaggaaaggTATGGCTACTATAAATCTTCcgttttaattttcttctttaggTTCTTAGTTCTAAACTCTCATATAAATAGACGACAAAAAATATGGATATCACAAGTTAGTGCCTTAGTGCCCTAACACgtatatataaaattacaaatacaatgatttgtttcctttaatttttccaTTTGCTTCTCTTGCTacaatccttttttttttcctatttgtatatATAGGGTTGTCTACACCCGAAATGAATTAGTCTGGAGAATTAATAtgattcaaataaattaattaaggaTCATAAGATAAGATCCctttgaagaagatgatgaaattTCACAAGAATAACGATTGAGATGAGAAGAAAGATTAGAGTGCAAGAAAGCGAGTCTTTGTAATACCATACATTATTTTTCATCTATCAATACATTGTACATATGATTATATATACAATACTcaatcctactaaaaatataatctttCATTAAAAGATCATAATAACAAAGACGATGAGAACAAGAATATATTGAAGATCAAATTACTTTACACCAAGGGTATGAGGAGTCTTTTGTCCTACAACTCTTGTAAAATTTAACCAAACTACAAATCAACTTGGATTGATTTAGTAGCTAgttcaaataaatattaaatgttcgaattttattttatacatacaataatttatttattaatgacaaatttttaaataaaattttgatttataataaattaa contains:
- the LOC112696194 gene encoding probable aspartic proteinase GIP2, whose product is MAQKLLAAFLLLLFSAAITVSSAQKSFRPKALVIPIKKDTSTNQYLTTIRQRTPLVPVSLVLDLGGQFLWVDCDKNYVSSTYRPARCGSAQCSLAGSTSCGTCNAPPRPGCNNNTCGLIPDNTITHTATGGELAEDAVSVQSTNGFNPGQNVTVSRFLFSCAPTFLLKGLASGVSGMAGLGRTKIALPTQFASAFSFARKFAVCLSSNGVVFFGDGPYGFLPNVEYDSKSLTYTPLFINPVSTASAYSQGEPSAEYFIGVSSIKVDQNVVKVKSSLLTINKTSGVGGTKISTVNPYTVLEDSIFNALVKSFVNASAARNITRVASVKPFGACFSTENVFSTRLGYAVPTIELVLENAKLSWSIFGANSVVQVSDKVICLGFVNGGKNPTTSIVIGGYQLENNLLQFDLAASRLGFSSLLFGRQTTCSNFNFTSTA